One window of Methanobacterium sp. genomic DNA carries:
- a CDS encoding DEAD/DEAH box helicase family protein, translated as MESYTDDVSLLSEFKTRKQYIDPELEKQGWLPKYIKEEVNSVKSNFKDKNIILFDGNPQRNVDRFIDYVLLDEDYTPLAIIEAKRFSKNADTGRIQARTYSLDIESQINQKVPIFLTNGQKWLFIDEYGIERKVSGPFSQADLKRRRDLYRNRKDPRTVKINTHIVDRPRSVTIVRKLSEHFSECHRTALIEMATGTGKTRVAMALIDLLIKSNVVRNVLFIADRIALVGQARDNGFKKYFTEPAADLREGFTTSSRLYVSTVQTLMGGKETRMFEKYSPGFFDLIVFDEAHRSIYDKNNLIYQYFDCIKIGLTATPRERETQSTFDLFGKATAEYSYDEAVRDGVLVPYFAHIISTKVLNEGIKQEDLDKFLKDQLRRQDVDPDTFEPTGSQFDRVFMDDKTNTLVIKSFMETCYRSDEGKPAKSIFFCASKNHANKMKEVFGELFPKFASEVQVITSDMYRANDEVKRFKQRSNPRIALSVGMLDTGVDIPEVCNLVFIKPVVSPIRFWQMLGRGTRNLEACKHKDWLPNNRKDDFLIFDFMIGGHSNIEFHELERGKGTGVPNDVLTNIFNNRVALLEQNLTPKERELITGKIRATIDELDEEFFLVREKSSIISRIKKSDDFDGMVDELMDEVSPLIITQFGTNSKVSSFILKAEKLFTCVLDRDKEKIDKIRRELVYMIRNVADKDNLQVISERKPQLMRAQQMEFWEDLTFEDVEFLVREIAPVMKYFEPTCRPVVDISALDIIVNWKEFEKEVKEDEDLKRLLERSEAVRKLKEGEGITSRELMNLEKELSSLKPEITIEYIQKQQNIDFLLFLRDIINIKRNDDPRAMIEKRFDSYITNNPHYTSRQLEFLMLLKKVFAERKHIEMKDLGSPPFEDENPLDLFSYEELEGIVDKCNRIRMC; from the coding sequence ATGGAATCGTATACTGATGATGTTTCATTGTTATCAGAATTCAAAACTAGAAAGCAGTATATCGATCCAGAATTAGAAAAACAAGGATGGCTTCCAAAATATATTAAAGAGGAAGTCAACTCTGTTAAATCAAATTTTAAAGATAAAAATATTATTTTGTTCGATGGAAACCCTCAACGGAATGTTGATCGTTTCATTGATTATGTTTTACTGGATGAAGATTACACACCTTTAGCTATAATTGAAGCAAAAAGGTTTTCCAAAAACGCAGATACCGGCCGAATACAGGCTAGAACATATTCTCTGGATATTGAAAGTCAAATAAACCAGAAAGTACCTATTTTCTTAACTAATGGTCAAAAATGGCTTTTTATTGATGAGTACGGTATTGAAAGGAAAGTCAGTGGCCCATTTTCTCAAGCTGATTTGAAAAGACGCAGGGATCTATACCGAAATCGTAAAGATCCTCGAACTGTTAAAATAAATACTCATATTGTGGATAGGCCCAGAAGTGTGACCATAGTCCGGAAACTCTCAGAACACTTTTCAGAATGTCATAGAACTGCTTTAATAGAGATGGCCACAGGTACAGGAAAGACCCGTGTAGCAATGGCCCTTATTGATCTATTAATCAAATCCAATGTGGTTAGAAATGTCTTATTCATTGCAGATAGGATTGCTTTAGTGGGACAGGCCAGAGATAATGGATTTAAAAAATATTTCACAGAACCAGCAGCTGATTTAAGGGAAGGATTCACCACTTCCAGTCGCTTGTATGTTTCCACAGTGCAGACCCTAATGGGTGGCAAGGAAACCCGAATGTTTGAGAAATATTCCCCTGGATTTTTTGATTTAATTGTTTTTGACGAAGCACACCGATCCATCTATGATAAAAACAATCTAATTTACCAGTACTTCGACTGTATAAAAATAGGATTAACCGCCACTCCCCGAGAAAGGGAAACGCAGAGTACCTTTGATTTATTTGGAAAGGCCACTGCAGAGTATTCTTATGATGAGGCGGTTCGGGATGGGGTTTTAGTTCCCTACTTTGCCCATATTATTTCCACCAAAGTTTTAAATGAGGGAATAAAACAGGAGGACCTGGACAAGTTTCTAAAAGACCAGCTCCGCAGGCAGGATGTGGATCCTGACACCTTCGAACCAACTGGTTCCCAGTTTGACCGGGTGTTCATGGATGACAAGACCAACACCCTCGTAATAAAAAGTTTCATGGAAACCTGCTACAGGTCAGATGAAGGCAAACCTGCCAAGTCCATTTTCTTCTGTGCCAGCAAGAACCATGCAAATAAAATGAAGGAAGTTTTTGGAGAGTTATTCCCCAAGTTTGCCAGTGAAGTGCAGGTTATAACCTCGGACATGTACCGCGCTAATGATGAGGTTAAACGGTTTAAACAAAGATCAAACCCACGCATTGCCCTTTCAGTGGGAATGCTCGATACAGGGGTGGACATCCCTGAAGTCTGCAACTTAGTGTTTATAAAACCAGTTGTATCTCCCATAAGATTCTGGCAGATGCTGGGCCGAGGAACCCGTAACTTGGAAGCATGCAAGCACAAGGACTGGCTCCCCAACAATAGAAAGGATGATTTTTTAATATTTGACTTCATGATCGGGGGTCATTCCAATATTGAGTTCCATGAACTGGAAAGGGGAAAAGGTACGGGAGTGCCCAACGATGTTCTAACCAACATTTTCAACAACCGGGTGGCTCTATTAGAGCAAAATTTAACCCCTAAAGAAAGGGAACTCATAACCGGTAAGATCAGGGCCACCATAGATGAACTGGATGAAGAGTTCTTCCTGGTCCGGGAAAAATCATCCATAATCTCCCGGATAAAAAAAAGTGATGACTTTGATGGAATGGTGGATGAGTTAATGGATGAAGTATCTCCCTTAATTATCACCCAGTTTGGGACTAATTCCAAGGTTTCATCATTTATTTTAAAGGCTGAAAAGCTATTCACCTGCGTGCTGGATCGGGATAAGGAGAAGATTGATAAAATACGCCGGGAACTGGTCTACATGATCCGCAATGTGGCTGATAAGGACAATCTCCAGGTGATAAGTGAGAGGAAACCACAGCTTATGAGAGCCCAGCAGATGGAGTTCTGGGAAGACCTGACATTTGAAGATGTGGAATTTTTGGTGAGGGAGATTGCACCGGTGATGAAGTACTTTGAACCCACCTGCAGGCCAGTCGTTGATATTTCCGCACTGGATATAATTGTAAACTGGAAAGAGTTTGAAAAAGAAGTTAAAGAAGATGAAGACCTTAAAAGACTCTTAGAGCGAAGTGAAGCAGTCCGTAAGTTAAAGGAAGGTGAAGGGATAACCTCCAGGGAACTTATGAATTTAGAAAAAGAACTCTCCTCTCTCAAACCTGAAATAACCATTGAATACATTCAAAAACAGCAGAATATTGACTTTCTACTATTTTTAAGGGACATTATTAATATAAAGCGAAACGATGATCCCAGAGCCATGATTGAGAAACGGTTCGACAGTTACATAACAAACAATCCCCACTACACCTCCCGACAGCTTGAATTTTTAATGTTGTTGAAGAAGGTGTTTGCAGAGAGGAAACACATAGAAATGAAGGACCTTGGTAGTCCTCCCTTTGAGGATGAGAATCCTTTGGACTTGTTTAGTTATGAGGAGTTAGAGGGGATTGTGGATAAGTGTAATAGGATTAGGATGTGTTGA
- a CDS encoding DUF5655 domain-containing protein has translation MPLFSMNKGNLERIDKIDFKLEREIQKITEENLELIFGLDFVKSEFQLNNLRMDTLAFDNETRSFVIIEFKRSSNFSVIDQGFAYLALLLNNKADFILEYNESKDISLGRNDVDWSQSRVIFVAPQFTRYQRQAIDFKDLPIELWEVTKYKNENILFNQLKASRSSESITKLSSKSEIVQKVSDEVKVFTEDDHLKNISDEIKELYDELKERIYLFGENIEVKPTKLYIAFKSNTNFCDITLQRNKMKIWLNVRKDTLDDPRGMARDVSDVGHWGNGDYEIIIKPEEDMDYLMTLIRQSHEINS, from the coding sequence ATGCCATTATTTTCAATGAATAAGGGGAATCTAGAGCGCATAGATAAAATTGATTTTAAATTGGAAAGAGAAATCCAGAAAATAACTGAAGAAAACCTTGAACTCATTTTTGGTTTGGATTTTGTCAAGTCCGAATTTCAGCTAAACAATTTGAGGATGGATACTCTGGCCTTTGATAATGAAACCAGATCATTTGTGATTATAGAATTCAAAAGAAGCTCAAATTTTTCTGTGATTGATCAGGGCTTTGCCTACCTTGCTCTTTTATTAAATAACAAAGCTGATTTTATTTTGGAATACAATGAATCTAAAGATATTTCTTTAGGTAGAAATGATGTTGACTGGTCCCAGTCACGTGTAATATTTGTTGCACCCCAATTTACAAGGTACCAAAGACAGGCAATAGATTTTAAGGATTTACCCATAGAACTATGGGAAGTTACCAAATATAAAAATGAAAACATTCTTTTCAACCAGTTAAAGGCATCTAGAAGCAGTGAATCCATCACAAAGCTAAGTTCGAAGAGTGAAATTGTTCAAAAAGTTAGTGATGAAGTGAAAGTATTCACCGAGGATGATCATTTAAAAAACATATCCGATGAAATTAAAGAACTATATGATGAACTGAAAGAGAGAATCTATCTTTTTGGTGAAAATATAGAGGTTAAACCTACAAAACTCTACATAGCCTTTAAATCTAACACTAATTTCTGTGACATAACTTTGCAAAGGAATAAAATGAAAATATGGCTTAATGTACGTAAAGATACCTTGGATGATCCCCGAGGTATGGCCCGGGATGTTTCCGATGTGGGACACTGGGGAAATGGAGATTATGAGATTATAATAAAACCTGAAGAAGATATGGATTACTTGATGACTCTTATAAGACAATCTCACGAAATAAACTCCTAA
- a CDS encoding ATP-binding protein — protein sequence MKFKVFISGNQKELQEERIAVKEVILNTSIIRDFFEPFLFEDLPAGGRDAVSTYLNEVKSSDIYIGILGNSYGQKNENGISATELEYHTFLENVNDGEILLFIKGHDDSLRDSATNEFFNKAKKLSVYKRFNSIEDLKNQVIRSLEAFLISEGRISFEEFDDRINPEIGYDAIDENEVKDFLRKRAINMDLKVPNIPIINILDSLEVLKEHKGHLIPNNTAILFFSQKASDYFPQNEIRIARFDGITRGTPTIDSQEIKGPVYQIIDQVENFFRRNTRTASKIVDFKRVDIPEYPYSAIREALINAIAHRDYNRTGAPILFYIYDDKVEIISPGGLVSGVTLKNIGSKHEARNRNICRIFHKTKDMEQLGAGIHKMRDYMRDYGLSEPEFRLYDKSFAVIFYGPGEHILDLVSSIPEDRKTDLKDLGLNDRQIKALEMMVNDEKVFTNKLYQETFGISERTASRDLKDLTDKKQVHAMGKTKDRKYKAL from the coding sequence ATGAAATTTAAGGTTTTTATTAGTGGGAATCAGAAGGAACTCCAAGAAGAGAGGATAGCTGTAAAGGAAGTTATCCTAAACACCTCCATAATTAGAGATTTTTTTGAGCCGTTCCTATTTGAAGATTTGCCTGCTGGGGGGCGTGACGCCGTTTCAACATATCTCAATGAAGTAAAAAGTAGTGATATTTATATCGGGATTTTAGGAAATTCCTATGGTCAAAAAAATGAAAATGGAATTTCTGCAACAGAATTAGAATACCATACCTTTTTAGAAAATGTTAATGATGGAGAAATATTACTATTCATCAAAGGTCATGACGACAGCTTGCGAGACTCAGCAACCAATGAATTTTTCAACAAAGCAAAAAAATTGTCAGTTTACAAACGATTTAATTCCATTGAAGACCTGAAAAATCAAGTAATTAGGAGTTTAGAGGCTTTTCTAATCAGTGAAGGCAGAATAAGTTTTGAAGAATTTGATGATAGGATTAATCCTGAAATTGGCTATGATGCAATTGATGAGAATGAAGTAAAAGATTTTCTCAGAAAAAGAGCCATAAATATGGATCTTAAAGTTCCAAATATTCCCATAATTAATATTTTAGATAGTTTAGAAGTTTTAAAAGAACATAAAGGCCATTTAATCCCAAATAACACCGCAATTCTCTTTTTCAGTCAAAAAGCGTCAGATTACTTCCCTCAAAATGAAATTCGAATTGCCCGTTTTGATGGGATTACACGAGGGACTCCCACTATTGATAGTCAGGAGATAAAAGGTCCTGTTTATCAAATAATAGATCAAGTTGAGAATTTCTTCCGTCGAAATACTCGTACAGCAAGCAAAATAGTAGATTTTAAAAGAGTTGACATTCCAGAATACCCATATTCTGCTATAAGGGAGGCTCTTATCAATGCCATAGCCCATAGAGATTATAATCGTACTGGAGCGCCCATTCTCTTTTATATATATGATGACAAGGTTGAGATTATTAGTCCCGGGGGATTAGTTTCGGGTGTAACCCTAAAAAATATTGGTTCAAAACATGAAGCCCGTAATCGGAACATATGTCGGATTTTCCATAAGACTAAGGATATGGAACAGCTAGGTGCGGGCATTCATAAAATGAGAGACTATATGCGAGACTATGGGCTGTCTGAACCTGAATTCAGACTTTACGACAAATCATTTGCAGTAATATTCTATGGTCCTGGAGAACATATTCTGGATCTGGTATCTAGCATACCTGAAGATAGAAAAACTGATTTAAAAGATTTAGGACTGAATGATAGGCAGATAAAAGCTTTAGAGATGATGGTTAACGATGAAAAAGTATTCACCAATAAACTTTATCAGGAAACATTCGGAATTTCAGAGAGAACTGCTTCAAGAGATTTAAAGGATTTAACAGATAAAAAACAAGTTCATGCAATGGGAAAAACAAAAGATAGAAAATATAAGGCATTGTAA